A window from Haloarchaeobius amylolyticus encodes these proteins:
- a CDS encoding molecular chaperone TorD family protein — translation MQETSDTRDDDDVPSEDAPADQPPAEATDQMRFSDALDRNAAARGALYGLCATLFREPDESVHERLATGAVTESAAELVAASGLDLDAPALGTDDDHDTLCARYNDLFTVGYAEYEDRTDGSLDAQGPPVSLYESRYRSEVSWNDVNLDLARAYDYFGVEVDQETRDNHDFLPYMLEFAGYLARQEAVAAEADRRDLARARLDFLDRHLRVAVSGVADAMAGQDGTELYGALAAFCDALSRADQQALAERCEETHNPPEPGGDDP, via the coding sequence ATGCAGGAGACATCAGACACGCGAGACGACGACGACGTACCGAGCGAAGACGCACCGGCCGACCAACCCCCCGCCGAGGCGACCGACCAGATGCGGTTCAGTGACGCACTCGACCGGAACGCCGCCGCCCGCGGCGCCCTCTACGGGCTCTGTGCGACCCTGTTCCGGGAGCCGGACGAGTCCGTCCACGAGCGACTCGCCACCGGCGCGGTCACCGAGAGCGCGGCCGAACTGGTCGCCGCCTCGGGACTGGACCTCGACGCGCCCGCCCTCGGGACCGACGACGATCACGACACCCTGTGCGCCCGCTACAACGACCTGTTCACCGTGGGCTACGCCGAGTACGAGGACCGGACCGACGGGTCGCTCGACGCCCAGGGCCCGCCGGTGTCGCTGTACGAGTCGCGCTACCGGTCGGAGGTCTCCTGGAACGACGTGAACTTAGACCTCGCCCGGGCGTACGACTACTTCGGCGTCGAGGTCGACCAGGAGACCCGCGACAACCACGACTTCCTGCCCTACATGCTGGAGTTCGCGGGCTACCTCGCCCGGCAGGAGGCGGTCGCGGCCGAGGCGGACCGGCGCGACCTCGCCCGGGCGCGTCTGGACTTCCTCGACAGACACCTCCGGGTCGCGGTCTCGGGCGTCGCCGACGCGATGGCAGGGCAGGACGGGACGGAGCTCTACGGCGCCCTCGCCGCGTTCTGTGACGCCCTCTCGCGGGCCGACCAGCAGGCCCTCGCCGAGCGCTGCGAGGAGACGCACAACCCGCCAGAACCGGGAGGTGACGACCCGTGA
- the mobA gene encoding molybdenum cofactor guanylyltransferase, with protein MTGEWDGGEGQRTNLTGVVLAGGDSTRFGPTPKATARLAGRPLVDRVTRRLWRVTGRAPVVAARSDEQRELVDAAVSVPVRFAPDADWCAGPLAGLAGSVDAVETDHLFVCGCDMPLLAPAAVTWQARRLADSAAEAVVPMDDEGYPQLLHAAYDRAALGDVFEDRPADDRLRLLLDRLSVERVGPAGVTARVSMARSTTNVNTRGELAALAAGEAGTRGTDGGEPNRVDAPLPAGEHVRK; from the coding sequence ATGACGGGCGAGTGGGACGGCGGAGAGGGACAGAGAACGAACCTCACCGGTGTCGTCCTCGCCGGCGGGGACAGCACCCGGTTCGGTCCGACGCCGAAGGCCACCGCGAGGCTCGCGGGGCGGCCCCTCGTCGACCGGGTCACCCGGCGGCTGTGGCGCGTCACGGGCCGGGCACCGGTGGTGGCGGCGCGCAGTGATGAGCAGCGAGAACTTGTCGACGCCGCGGTGTCGGTCCCGGTTCGGTTCGCCCCTGACGCGGACTGGTGCGCTGGCCCACTGGCCGGGCTCGCAGGGTCGGTCGACGCGGTCGAGACGGACCACCTGTTCGTCTGTGGCTGCGACATGCCCCTGCTCGCGCCGGCGGCCGTAACCTGGCAGGCGCGACGACTGGCCGATTCGGCCGCCGAGGCGGTCGTCCCGATGGACGACGAGGGCTACCCGCAGTTGCTGCACGCGGCCTACGACCGGGCCGCGCTCGGGGACGTGTTCGAGGACCGGCCGGCAGACGACCGGCTGCGGCTCCTGCTGGACCGGCTGTCGGTCGAGCGTGTCGGCCCGGCCGGCGTGACGGCTCGGGTTTCCATGGCGCGGTCGACCACGAACGTCAACACGCGGGGAGAGCTCGCGGCGCTGGCGGCCGGCGAGGCGGGGACTCGCGGGACCGACGGGGGCGAGCCGAACCGGGTCGACGCGCCCCTGCCCGCAGGCGAACACGTTCGGAAATAG
- a CDS encoding 4Fe-4S dicluster domain-containing protein translates to MSSQPDDGVDLAEGVDHQVAMVMDLNKCIGCQTCTVACKSLWTEGGGRDYMYWNNVETRPGKGYPKNWEEKGGGWKSSEHNERNPGEIPEQEDYGHHWEFNHEAIMYDGSDEPLRPQGDPEWGPNWDEDQGAGEYPNSYYFYLPRICNHCTHPSCVEACPRKALYKREEDGIVLVDQERCRGYRYCVEGCPYKKVYYNAVKKTSEKCIFCYPRLEGDGPNGETFKPACAEECPPQLRLVGFLDDEEGPIHKLVNEYEVALPLHPEYQTDPNVYYIPPFAPPQHSEDGETVDVDRIPRTYLEELFGERVHDALDTIERERDKVDRGGESELLSLLTDENPAEKYRMEVFDDD, encoded by the coding sequence ATGAGCAGCCAGCCCGACGACGGCGTCGACCTCGCCGAGGGCGTCGACCACCAGGTCGCGATGGTGATGGACCTGAACAAGTGCATCGGCTGTCAGACCTGCACGGTCGCGTGCAAGTCCCTCTGGACCGAGGGCGGCGGGCGCGACTACATGTACTGGAACAACGTCGAGACCCGCCCCGGCAAGGGGTATCCGAAGAACTGGGAGGAGAAGGGCGGCGGCTGGAAGTCGTCCGAGCACAACGAGCGCAACCCCGGCGAGATCCCCGAGCAGGAGGACTACGGCCACCACTGGGAGTTCAACCACGAGGCCATCATGTACGACGGGAGCGACGAGCCCCTGCGTCCCCAGGGCGACCCAGAGTGGGGCCCGAACTGGGACGAGGACCAGGGCGCCGGCGAGTACCCCAACTCGTACTACTTCTACCTCCCGCGCATCTGCAACCACTGCACGCACCCCTCCTGCGTGGAGGCCTGCCCGCGCAAGGCGCTGTACAAGCGCGAGGAGGACGGCATCGTGCTGGTCGACCAGGAACGCTGCCGGGGCTACCGGTACTGCGTCGAGGGCTGTCCGTACAAGAAGGTGTACTACAACGCGGTCAAGAAGACCTCCGAGAAGTGCATCTTCTGTTACCCGCGCCTGGAAGGTGACGGGCCGAACGGCGAGACGTTCAAGCCGGCCTGCGCCGAGGAGTGCCCGCCACAGCTCCGGCTCGTCGGCTTCCTCGACGACGAGGAGGGCCCCATCCACAAGTTGGTGAACGAGTACGAGGTCGCCCTGCCCCTGCACCCCGAGTACCAGACCGACCCGAACGTCTACTACATCCCACCGTTCGCGCCGCCGCAGCACTCCGAGGACGGCGAGACGGTCGACGTCGACCGCATCCCGCGCACCTACCTCGAGGAGCTGTTCGGCGAGCGCGTCCACGACGCCCTCGACACCATCGAGCGCGAGCGCGACAAGGTGGACCGCGGCGGCGAGAGCGAACTGCTCTCGCTGTTGACCGACGAGAACCCGGCCGAGAAGTACCGCATGGAGGTGTTCGACGATGACTGA
- a CDS encoding phosphate ABC transporter permease: MSNSALDHWGTRTRGVVTTVADGLPVAPRTAAGLLAVVPAAAVFLLRLAVNAPLRNPVVGAELLAPVSVAALLGPAAAALVLGASADFASPAERVGLLFVGVFGVLAALSTAAWLPAAGAVVGGGSLAVAARIRNLDRRADPLELVASAVVLLGLGLSLAASSGVATDLRTTGTTVGLLGIALAPAFRARHLDWPGLGAGALAAVAVYQAATSAPYIAGAALLVGSNVVGGSVLLVALAAGGGVAATVAATRTGAWPVALGAILLLVVGVPATIPRAVGAVVALALLVSESGPVTESRGEPA; encoded by the coding sequence GTGAGCAACTCGGCGCTCGACCACTGGGGCACGCGGACCCGGGGGGTCGTGACGACTGTCGCCGACGGCCTCCCGGTCGCACCGCGGACCGCCGCGGGATTGCTCGCGGTCGTCCCGGCGGCCGCGGTGTTCCTGCTCCGGCTGGCGGTGAACGCGCCACTCCGGAACCCCGTCGTGGGCGCGGAGCTGCTCGCCCCGGTCTCCGTGGCCGCGCTCCTCGGGCCGGCCGCGGCCGCGCTGGTCCTCGGCGCGAGTGCGGACTTCGCCTCCCCGGCAGAACGCGTCGGCCTCCTGTTCGTCGGCGTGTTCGGCGTCCTCGCGGCGCTCTCGACCGCGGCGTGGCTTCCCGCCGCGGGGGCAGTGGTCGGTGGTGGCTCGCTCGCCGTCGCGGCCCGAATCCGTAATCTGGACCGCCGGGCCGACCCGCTCGAACTCGTGGCGAGCGCCGTGGTACTCCTCGGACTCGGTCTGTCGCTCGCCGCCTCCTCGGGGGTGGCGACAGACCTGCGGACCACCGGGACGACCGTGGGCCTGCTCGGTATCGCACTCGCGCCGGCGTTCCGGGCCCGCCACCTCGACTGGCCCGGCCTCGGCGCCGGCGCACTGGCCGCGGTCGCGGTGTACCAGGCCGCGACGAGTGCGCCCTACATCGCTGGCGCCGCGTTGCTCGTCGGGAGCAACGTCGTCGGCGGGTCGGTGCTGCTGGTCGCGCTGGCGGCCGGCGGCGGCGTCGCCGCGACGGTCGCCGCGACCCGGACCGGCGCCTGGCCGGTCGCACTGGGCGCGATACTGCTGCTGGTCGTTGGCGTGCCGGCGACGATTCCCCGGGCTGTCGGGGCAGTGGTCGCGCTCGCGTTGCTTGTCTCCGAGTCTGGACCCGTGACGGAGAGCCGGGGTGAGCCAGCATGA
- a CDS encoding P-loop NTPase, with amino-acid sequence MHETDHETDDEAKRSEGDEAALQERVEAALRQVRDPEVEVHVFEAGLVENIVLEDGGVTIEADLADFDPAGQQQVVGAMLQAVRSVPGVESAHVEPVKSTPDTAADRDSGTAAFDRVIAVASAKGGVGKSTVSTMLACALAGDQEVGIFDADIHGPNVPTLLDIGGPIHSDEDGQPLPIEVPGAGDLEAMSIGLMEQGAPLGWRGAMAHDAVTELFEDTAWSNTDTLILDLPPGTGDVVLTTLQEVHVDGVVVVTTPFPAAVEDTARSVELFRDNDVPVLGTVVNMGGFTCPSCGDTHDLFPDGSPMDDLQATTLAELPFSTDLQETPEPGGVPDVVEPLGEAVAEAAETAWEVAVSDSAVDIRGLAPQERKDRVRERFTGLDAGEEFVVVSDRDPSPIRAFLSTLAEAKPSAFDPFTVERATPNDWVLRTVRP; translated from the coding sequence ATGCACGAGACAGACCACGAGACCGACGACGAGGCGAAGCGAAGCGAGGGAGACGAGGCGGCCCTGCAAGAGCGCGTCGAGGCCGCACTCCGGCAGGTGCGCGACCCCGAGGTGGAGGTCCACGTCTTCGAGGCCGGCCTGGTCGAGAACATCGTGCTGGAAGACGGTGGTGTGACCATCGAGGCCGACCTCGCGGACTTCGACCCGGCCGGCCAGCAGCAGGTCGTCGGCGCGATGTTGCAGGCGGTCCGGTCGGTCCCGGGCGTGGAGTCGGCCCACGTCGAGCCGGTGAAGTCGACGCCGGACACCGCGGCGGACCGGGACAGCGGGACGGCCGCCTTCGACAGGGTCATCGCGGTCGCCAGCGCGAAGGGCGGTGTCGGGAAGTCGACCGTCTCGACGATGCTCGCCTGCGCGCTGGCCGGTGACCAGGAGGTCGGTATCTTCGACGCGGACATCCACGGACCGAACGTCCCGACGCTGCTCGATATCGGCGGCCCCATCCACTCCGACGAGGACGGCCAGCCACTCCCTATCGAGGTACCCGGCGCGGGCGACCTCGAAGCCATGAGCATCGGGCTGATGGAGCAGGGCGCACCCCTGGGCTGGCGCGGCGCGATGGCCCACGACGCGGTGACCGAACTGTTCGAGGACACCGCGTGGTCGAACACCGACACGCTGATTCTCGACCTCCCACCGGGTACCGGCGACGTGGTCCTCACCACGCTGCAGGAAGTGCACGTCGACGGCGTGGTCGTCGTGACGACGCCCTTCCCGGCCGCGGTCGAGGACACGGCGCGGAGCGTCGAGCTGTTCCGCGACAACGACGTGCCGGTGCTCGGGACCGTCGTGAACATGGGCGGGTTCACCTGCCCGTCCTGCGGCGACACCCACGACCTGTTCCCCGACGGGTCGCCGATGGACGACCTGCAGGCGACGACGCTGGCGGAACTGCCGTTCTCGACCGACCTGCAGGAGACGCCGGAACCCGGGGGCGTTCCCGACGTGGTCGAACCACTCGGCGAGGCGGTCGCCGAGGCAGCCGAGACGGCGTGGGAGGTCGCGGTGTCGGACTCGGCGGTCGACATCCGCGGGCTGGCCCCACAGGAGCGCAAGGACCGGGTCCGGGAGCGGTTCACCGGCCTCGATGCCGGTGAGGAGTTCGTCGTCGTCAGCGACCGCGACCCCTCGCCCATCCGGGCGTTCCTCTCCACGCTGGCCGAAGCGAAGCCCTCGGCGTTCGACCCCTTCACGGTCGAGCGAGCCACGCCGAACGACTGGGTGCTCCGGACGGTCCGGCCATGA
- a CDS encoding TIGR04053 family radical SAM/SPASM domain-containing protein: MHPGAIDTDERPFVLVWEVTQACELACEHCRADAKPQRHPDELTTAEGKTLLDDASRFGDGQLVVLSGGDPLARDDLVDLVRYGSEQGLRMTLTPSGTSSLTPEKIQALADAGLKRMALSIDGGSAAAHDAFRGEQGSFAETVEAARAAREAGLPLQVNTTVCADTVDELPAIRDLVADLGAVLWSVFFLVPVGRGALLDPVSPDRAEAVMRWLHEVSETADFGVKTTEAPHYRRVAIQQSAGEDDGTARPSADAIGRRAGIKAGDGFAFVSHVGEVYPSGFLPQSAGNVREDDLVDVYRNADLFRRLRDPDELGGKCGACPFRGVCGGSRSRAAAVTGDPLAADPLCSYVPEEYDGPLPDRHPDAEAAHPAD; this comes from the coding sequence ATGCACCCGGGCGCAATCGACACCGACGAGCGACCGTTCGTGCTCGTGTGGGAGGTCACGCAGGCGTGCGAACTCGCCTGCGAGCACTGCCGCGCCGACGCGAAGCCGCAGCGACACCCTGACGAGTTGACCACCGCCGAGGGGAAGACGCTCCTCGACGACGCGAGTCGGTTCGGCGACGGCCAGCTGGTCGTCCTCTCCGGCGGCGACCCACTGGCCCGCGACGACCTCGTCGACCTCGTGCGGTACGGGAGCGAGCAGGGACTCCGGATGACCCTGACCCCCAGCGGGACCTCCTCGCTCACGCCCGAGAAGATACAGGCTCTCGCCGACGCCGGCCTGAAGCGCATGGCACTGAGCATCGACGGTGGCTCTGCCGCGGCCCACGACGCCTTCCGCGGCGAGCAGGGGAGCTTCGCGGAGACGGTCGAGGCGGCGAGAGCCGCCCGCGAGGCGGGCCTCCCCCTCCAGGTGAACACGACGGTCTGTGCCGACACGGTCGACGAACTGCCGGCCATCCGGGACCTCGTGGCCGACCTCGGGGCGGTCCTCTGGTCCGTCTTCTTCCTCGTCCCGGTCGGCCGCGGCGCGCTCCTGGACCCGGTTTCGCCCGACCGTGCGGAGGCCGTGATGCGCTGGCTCCACGAGGTGAGCGAGACGGCCGACTTCGGCGTCAAGACCACCGAGGCGCCGCACTACCGGCGCGTCGCCATCCAGCAGTCCGCGGGCGAGGACGACGGGACCGCCCGCCCCAGCGCCGACGCCATCGGTCGCCGGGCGGGTATCAAGGCCGGTGACGGCTTCGCCTTCGTCAGCCACGTCGGCGAGGTCTACCCCTCGGGCTTCCTCCCGCAGAGCGCCGGCAACGTCCGCGAGGACGACCTCGTGGACGTCTACCGGAACGCGGACCTCTTCCGCCGACTGCGCGACCCCGACGAACTCGGCGGCAAGTGCGGGGCCTGCCCCTTCCGCGGCGTCTGTGGCGGGAGCCGGTCCCGGGCCGCCGCGGTCACCGGCGACCCCCTCGCGGCCGACCCGCTCTGTTCCTACGTCCCGGAGGAGTACGACGGACCACTGCCGGACCGGCACCCGGACGCGGAGGCCGCACACCCTGCCGACTGA
- a CDS encoding CGCGG family putative rSAM-modified RiPP protein, with amino-acid sequence MSQHSHDGVDPVTDRMHDSSWSANLEKPVHAEDRDRLVSHAVEAVEHTAAGAHVNLVTHGDHGHPKTYLYEVLADHFGDEVRFEYVEQCGCGGHVTRVHVE; translated from the coding sequence ATGTCCCAGCATTCGCACGACGGTGTGGATCCGGTGACCGACCGGATGCACGACAGCTCGTGGTCGGCGAACCTCGAGAAACCGGTCCACGCCGAGGACCGCGACCGCCTGGTGTCCCACGCGGTCGAGGCGGTCGAACACACGGCCGCCGGGGCCCACGTGAACCTCGTCACTCACGGCGACCACGGCCACCCGAAGACCTACCTCTACGAGGTACTGGCCGACCACTTCGGCGACGAGGTCCGGTTCGAGTACGTCGAACAGTGCGGCTGTGGCGGGCACGTGACCCGCGTCCACGTCGAGTGA
- a CDS encoding HEAT repeat domain-containing protein, translating to MRDEEEATDGPPDPQLHPENSPGFGEEPVGLEDIEVSREDVTIGEADPAELSASDTEPVEDAAERDLLASLAGDGPIERRRAALALAERDASDAAIEGLAAAAATDDEPEVRQFAVEALGKLGGEIAEQTARKLLSDPEPWVRAEALVSLDRLDRASHEDAIEAALEDPHHAVRRNAAISLFKLRGEGAKDLLLAQTDDPSERVREWAAHLLAGVDDDVARERLRELADDDDSDIVRRTAARAHDADPGAFRRQFSGTLDEVDTTLPGEDRLNRRPDL from the coding sequence ATGAGAGACGAGGAGGAGGCGACAGACGGGCCGCCGGACCCACAGCTCCACCCGGAGAACAGCCCCGGCTTCGGCGAGGAGCCGGTCGGGCTGGAGGACATCGAGGTCTCCCGTGAGGACGTGACCATCGGGGAGGCCGACCCGGCCGAACTGTCCGCGAGCGACACCGAGCCGGTCGAGGACGCGGCCGAGCGCGACCTGCTCGCCAGTCTCGCCGGCGACGGCCCCATCGAGCGTCGCCGCGCCGCCCTCGCGCTGGCCGAACGCGACGCCAGCGACGCGGCCATCGAGGGGCTGGCGGCCGCCGCCGCGACCGACGACGAGCCCGAGGTCCGCCAGTTCGCGGTCGAGGCGCTGGGCAAGCTCGGCGGCGAGATCGCCGAGCAGACCGCCCGGAAGCTCCTCTCGGACCCCGAACCGTGGGTTCGCGCCGAGGCACTCGTCTCGCTGGACCGCCTCGACCGCGCGAGCCACGAGGACGCTATCGAGGCCGCACTGGAGGACCCCCACCACGCGGTCCGCCGGAACGCGGCCATCTCGCTGTTCAAGCTCCGCGGCGAGGGCGCGAAGGACCTGCTGCTCGCCCAGACCGACGACCCGAGCGAGCGCGTCCGCGAGTGGGCCGCACACCTGCTCGCGGGCGTGGACGACGACGTGGCCAGAGAGCGACTCAGGGAGCTGGCGGACGACGACGACAGCGACATCGTCCGCCGGACCGCGGCCCGCGCCCACGACGCCGACCCCGGCGCGTTCCGGCGGCAGTTCAGCGGGACGCTGGACGAGGTCGACACCACCCTGCCCGGCGAGGACCGCCTGAACCGCCGGCCCGACCTGTGA
- a CDS encoding ethylbenzene dehydrogenase-related protein, protein MTDDRGTDTETARTIAVTLALTALVVASALLVPMLASARPAHQIPVHEPTGEANPASPDAAAWDRAPPVDVPMTSAPSGLPNAEKTSVEEVKVQSIRTEERFYVRLSWHDGTADRNASSPRTFADALAVQLPVNHSARPPIAMGSTRNPVNVWYWSPTAGSEELLAGGAGTTTEFGQSAVNVTTSYDDGRWTVVMARDLQATGQNRTAVPADRDMDVAFAVWNGSQMERSGRKSVSEWYHFALGPGPQGPPYETLLWSIAGVAIVGVAVATVTAMRRT, encoded by the coding sequence ATGACTGACGACAGGGGCACCGACACCGAGACGGCCCGGACCATCGCGGTGACGCTGGCGCTGACCGCGCTCGTGGTCGCGTCGGCCCTGCTGGTGCCGATGCTGGCGAGCGCCCGGCCGGCCCACCAGATCCCCGTCCACGAGCCGACCGGGGAGGCGAACCCGGCGAGCCCGGACGCGGCGGCCTGGGACCGGGCACCCCCGGTCGACGTGCCGATGACCAGCGCGCCGAGTGGCCTCCCGAACGCCGAGAAGACGTCGGTCGAGGAGGTGAAGGTCCAGTCCATCCGGACCGAAGAGCGGTTCTACGTCCGGCTGTCGTGGCACGACGGGACCGCGGACCGGAACGCCAGCAGTCCCCGGACCTTCGCCGACGCGCTAGCGGTCCAGCTGCCGGTGAACCACAGCGCCCGGCCGCCCATCGCGATGGGCAGCACCCGGAACCCGGTCAACGTCTGGTACTGGAGCCCGACCGCCGGCTCCGAGGAACTGCTGGCCGGCGGTGCCGGGACGACCACCGAGTTCGGCCAGAGCGCGGTGAACGTCACGACCAGCTACGACGACGGGCGCTGGACCGTCGTCATGGCCCGCGACCTGCAGGCGACCGGGCAGAACCGCACCGCCGTTCCGGCCGACCGCGACATGGACGTGGCGTTCGCGGTCTGGAACGGGTCGCAGATGGAACGCTCCGGCCGGAAGTCCGTCAGCGAGTGGTACCACTTCGCGCTCGGGCCCGGCCCGCAGGGACCGCCCTACGAGACGCTGCTGTGGAGTATCGCGGGCGTCGCCATCGTCGGCGTGGCGGTGGCGACCGTGACCGCGATGCGCCGAACCTGA
- a CDS encoding cupin domain-containing protein, with protein MTDIADLDEFEETPHAEVFGAPGPRVVRLALEAGEEMPEHSHPEETIVLHVLSGELDLRLDGEPNHLGAGELIRFDGERDIQPRALSDTVALLFFAAD; from the coding sequence ATGACAGACATCGCCGACCTCGACGAGTTCGAAGAGACGCCCCACGCCGAGGTGTTCGGTGCGCCCGGGCCGCGCGTCGTCCGACTCGCGCTCGAGGCCGGGGAGGAGATGCCCGAGCACAGCCATCCCGAGGAGACCATCGTCCTGCACGTCCTCTCGGGCGAACTCGACCTCCGGCTCGACGGCGAGCCGAACCACCTGGGCGCCGGGGAACTGATCCGGTTCGACGGGGAGCGCGACATCCAGCCGCGCGCGCTCTCGGACACGGTCGCCCTGCTGTTCTTCGCGGCGGACTGA